Proteins encoded within one genomic window of Bos indicus x Bos taurus breed Angus x Brahman F1 hybrid chromosome 18, Bos_hybrid_MaternalHap_v2.0, whole genome shotgun sequence:
- the HAS1 gene encoding hyaluronan synthase 1: protein MTQDVPKPSQAARHCSGLVRRVLTIAFALLILGLMTWAYAAGVPLASDRYGLLAFGLYGAFLSAHLVAQSLFAYLEHRRVAAAARRAAARGPPEAATARSVALTISAYQEDPAYLRQCLVSARALVYPRTRLRVLMVVDGNRAEDLYMVDMFREVFADEDPATYVWDGNYHQPWEPAAAGAAGEGAYREVEAEDPGRLAVEALVKTRRCVCVAQRWGGKREVMYTAFKALGDSVDYVQVCDSDTRLDPMALLELVRVLDEDPRVGAVGGDVRILNPLDSWVSFLSSLRYWVAFNVERACQSYFHCVSCISGPLGLYRNNLLQQFLEAWYNQKFLGTHCTFGDDRHLTNRMLSMGYATKYTSRSRCYSETPSSFLRWLSQQTRWSKSYFREWLYNALWWHRHHAWMTYEAVVSGLFPFFVAATVLRLFYAGRPWALLWVLLCVQGVALAKAAFAAWLRGCLRMLLLSLYAPLYMGGLLPAKFLALATMNQSGWGTSGRRKLAANYVPVLPLALWALLLLGGLVRSVVHEARADWSGPSRAAEAHHLAAGAGAYVGYWAVMLTLYWVGVRRLCRRRAGGYRVQV, encoded by the exons ATGACACAG GACGTGCCCAAGCCCAGCCAGGCAGCCCGCCACTGCTCCGGCCTGGTCCGCCGGGTGCTGACCATCGCCTTCGCGCTGCTCATCCTGGGCCTCATGACCTGGGCCTACGCCGCCGGCGTGCCGCTGGCCTCCGATCGCTACGGCCTCCTGGCCTTCGGCCTCTACGGGGCCTTCCTCTCGGCGCACCTGGTGGCGCAGAGCCTCTTCGCCTACCTGGAGCACCGgcgggtggcggcggcggcgcggcgcgCGGCGGCGCGGGGGCCCCCGGAGGCGGCCACGGCGCGCAGCGTGGCGCTCACCATCTCGGCGTACCAGGAGGACCCCGCGTACCTGCGCCAGTGCCTGGTGTCGGCCCGAGCCCTGGTGTACCCGCGCACGCGCCTGCGCGTCCTCATGGTGGTGGACGGCAACCGCGCCGAGGACCTGTACATGGTCGACATGTTCCGCGAGGTCTTCGCCGACGAGGACCCCGCCACCTATGTGTGGGACGGTAACTATCACCAGCCCTGGGAgccggcggcggcgggcgcggcgGGCGAGGGCGCCTACCGCGAGGTGGAGGCCGAGGACCCCGGGCGCCTGGCGGTGGAGGCGCTGGTGAAGACGCGCAGGTGCGTGTGCGTGGCGCAGCGCTGGGGCGGCAAGCGCGAGGTCATGTACACGGCCTTCAAGGCTCTCGGCGACTCGGTGGACTACGTGCAG GTCTGTGACTCAGATACGAGGCTGGACCCCATGGCGCTGCTGGAGCTGGTGCGGGTGCTGGACGAGGACCCCCGTGTAGGGGCTGTTGGGGGCGATGTACGGATCCTGAACCCTCTGGACTCCTGGGTCAGCTTCCTAAGCAGCCTGCGGTACTGGGTGGCCTTCAATGTGGAGCGGGCTTGCCAGAGCTACTTCCACTGCGTGTCCTGCATCAGTGGGCCCCTAG GCCTATACAGGAACAACCTCCTGCAGCAGTTCCTTGAGGCCTGGTACAACCAGAAGTTCCTGGGCACCCACTGCACCTTTGGGGATGACCGTCACCTCACCAACCGCATGCTCAGCATGGGCTATGCCACCAA gtACACCTCGCGGTCTCGCTGCTACTCGGAGACGCCCTCGTCCTTCCTGCGCTGGCTGAGCCAGCAGACGCGCTGGTCCAAGTCGTACTTCCGCGAGTGGCTGTACAATGCGCTCTGGTGGCACCGGCACCACGCGTGGATGACCTACGAGGCGGTGGTCTCGGGGCTCTTCCCCTTCTTCGTGGCGGCCACGGTGCTGCGGCTCTTCTACGCGGGCCGCCCCTGGGCGCTGCTCTGGGTGCTGCTGTGCGTGCAGGGTGTGGCGCTGGCCAAGGCGGCATTCGCAGCCTGGCTGCGGGGCTGCCTGCGGATGCTGCTGCTCTCGCTCTACGCGCCCCTCTACATGGGCGGCCTCCTGCCGGCCAAGTTCCTGGCGCTGGCCACCATGAATCAGAGCGGCTGGGGCACGTCGGGCCGCCGCAAGCTGGCAGCCAACTACGTGCCCGTGCTGCCCCTGGCCCTCTGGGCGCTGCTGCTGCTCGGGGGCCTGGTCCGCAGCGTGGTCCACGAGGCCCGGGCCGACTGGAGCGGCCCCTCCCGGGCGGCCGAGGCCCACCACCTGGCCGCGGGCGCCGGCGCTTACGTGGGCTACTGGGCCGTCATGCTGACCCTCTACTGGGTGGGCGTGCGGAGGCTCTGCCGGCGGCGGGCGGGAGGCTACCGCGTCCAGGTGTGA